The Streptococcus toyakuensis genome has a window encoding:
- a CDS encoding bifunctional folylpolyglutamate synthase/dihydrofolate synthase, translating into MFEVEEWLHSRIGLNFRSGLGRMQEAVDLLGNPEKSYPIIHVTGTNGKGSTIAFMRGIFMGHGKKVATFTSPHIVSVNDRICINGQPIADADFIRLAEQVKEMEKTLLQTHDQLFFFELLTLIAFLYFREQEVDLVLLEVGIGGLLDTTNVVTGELAVITSIGLDHQETLGDSLEAIAEQKAGIFKTGKKAVIAKLPSEASLVCQKKAESLAVDLYQAGQDFSMLNGDFSSSLLNISRLKIGLEGAYQQENAALALQTFLLFMGERKEVVDEQAVRRALEKTHWAGRLERIRSHIYLDGAHNLPALTRLVEFIKEKEQEGYRPQILFGALKRKDYQGMLAYLTENLPQVELKVTGFDYQGSLDETDITGYDVIPSYREFISSFEERADTQDLLFVTGSLYFISEVRSHLLTHEQIN; encoded by the coding sequence ATGTTTGAAGTAGAAGAATGGCTTCATAGTCGGATTGGTTTGAATTTTCGATCAGGTTTGGGCCGAATGCAAGAAGCGGTGGATTTGTTAGGAAATCCTGAGAAGTCTTATCCTATTATCCATGTGACAGGGACTAATGGGAAAGGTTCTACCATTGCTTTTATGAGGGGAATATTTATGGGGCATGGAAAGAAAGTTGCGACCTTTACCTCCCCTCATATTGTCTCCGTCAATGACCGAATCTGCATTAATGGACAACCTATAGCAGACGCAGACTTTATCCGTTTAGCTGAGCAGGTCAAGGAGATGGAAAAGACGCTTCTGCAGACTCATGACCAGTTGTTCTTTTTTGAATTGCTGACCTTGATTGCTTTCCTCTATTTTAGGGAGCAAGAGGTGGATTTGGTTTTACTAGAAGTGGGAATTGGTGGCTTACTTGACACGACCAATGTGGTAACTGGAGAGCTTGCTGTCATCACCTCCATTGGGCTTGACCACCAGGAGACCTTGGGCGATAGTCTAGAAGCAATCGCAGAGCAGAAAGCTGGTATTTTCAAGACTGGTAAGAAGGCAGTGATTGCAAAATTGCCTTCAGAAGCTAGTCTTGTTTGTCAGAAAAAAGCCGAATCTTTAGCTGTTGACCTTTATCAGGCAGGCCAAGATTTTTCAATGCTGAATGGCGATTTTTCAAGTTCTTTACTAAATATTTCGCGGCTGAAAATAGGTTTAGAAGGAGCTTATCAGCAGGAGAATGCGGCCTTGGCGTTGCAAACTTTTCTTCTTTTTATGGGAGAAAGAAAGGAAGTTGTTGATGAGCAGGCTGTAAGACGAGCTTTGGAGAAGACCCATTGGGCTGGACGTTTGGAGCGTATTCGTTCTCATATCTACTTGGACGGTGCCCATAATCTCCCTGCCTTGACTCGCTTGGTTGAGTTTATCAAAGAAAAAGAGCAGGAAGGATATCGTCCTCAAATCCTATTTGGAGCCTTGAAACGGAAGGATTATCAAGGGATGTTGGCTTATCTAACTGAAAATTTGCCTCAGGTGGAACTCAAGGTGACCGGCTTTGACTATCAGGGTTCTTTAGATGAGACAGATATAACAGGTTACGATGTAATTCCTTCTTATCGCGAATTTATCAGCAGTTTCGAAGAAAGAGCCGATACCCAGGATTTGTTGTTTGTTACAGGATCTCTCTATTTTATCTCAGAAGTACGGAGCCACCTACTGACCCATGAGCAGATAAATTGA
- the nrdG gene encoding anaerobic ribonucleoside-triphosphate reductase activating protein — protein MNNPKPQEWKSEELSQGRIIDYKAFNFVDGEGVRNSLYVSGCMFHCEGCYNVATWSFNAGIPYTAELEEQIMEDLAQPYVQGLTLLGGEPFLNTGILLPLVKRIRKELPDKDIWSWTGYTWEEMLLETPDKLELLSLIDILVDGRYDRTKRNLMLQFRGSSNQRIIDVQKSLKSGQVVIWDKLNDGKESYEQVKRE, from the coding sequence ATGAATAATCCAAAACCACAAGAATGGAAAAGCGAAGAACTCAGTCAAGGGCGGATTATTGATTACAAGGCCTTCAACTTTGTAGATGGAGAGGGTGTGCGTAACTCCCTCTATGTATCAGGTTGCATGTTTCACTGCGAGGGATGTTATAATGTTGCGACTTGGTCTTTTAATGCTGGCATTCCTTATACAGCAGAATTAGAAGAACAGATCATGGAAGATCTCGCTCAACCTTATGTTCAAGGCTTGACTTTATTAGGAGGAGAACCCTTCCTTAATACAGGAATCCTTTTGCCACTCGTGAAACGTATCCGGAAGGAATTGCCAGACAAAGACATCTGGTCCTGGACGGGCTATACATGGGAAGAAATGTTGTTGGAAACTCCAGATAAACTGGAACTCTTATCATTGATTGACATTCTTGTCGATGGACGATACGATCGAACTAAGAGAAATCTCATGCTCCAGTTTCGAGGTTCTTCCAATCAACGAATTATCGATGTGCAAAAATCTCTCAAAAGTGGGCAAGTAGTGATTTGGGACAAGCTTAATGACGGAAAAGAAAGCTATGAACAGGTGAAGAGAGAGTAA
- the cls gene encoding cardiolipin synthase → MKYRKFQLLMSKYGFSLSIMLLELCLVFGLFLYLGRMAPILWVIVLIFMSMATIVAIVNRSMAPESKVMWLVVTFVPVIGPLLYLMFGERRLSKKEIKQLDKLGSMHFREDNSKALRQKLKEEDKAAYGVIKSLLSMDSNADVYNRTDSQFFSSGESMWQHMLEDLKKAEKFIFLEYYIVEEGLMWNSILDILEQKAAQGVEIKMLYDDIGCMATLPGDYTIQLRSRGIEAHKFNKVIPRLTVAYNNRDHRKILVIDGQVAYTGGINLADEYINHVERFGYWKDSGIRIDGPGVKALTRLFLMTWYINRGEISDFDQYHLENQPRSGQGICIPYGSGPKPIFRTQVGKKVYQSLINQATDSVYITTPYLIIDYDLTESIKNAAMRGVDVRIVTPFIPDKKLIQLITRGAYPDLLSAGVRIFEYSPGFIHSKQILVDKDFAAVGTINLDYRSLLHHYENAVLLYKTESIAEIQKDFREIFSSSQEIFPHTIKNSWYQKLIKEIAQLFAPIL, encoded by the coding sequence ATGAAATATAGAAAATTTCAATTATTGATGTCCAAGTATGGTTTTAGTCTTTCGATTATGCTACTTGAACTTTGTCTTGTTTTTGGTCTCTTTCTTTATTTAGGGCGCATGGCCCCTATTCTATGGGTAATTGTCTTAATTTTTATGAGTATGGCGACTATTGTCGCAATTGTCAATCGCTCAATGGCGCCTGAAAGTAAAGTAATGTGGTTAGTGGTAACTTTTGTTCCTGTCATCGGCCCCTTGCTCTATCTGATGTTTGGTGAAAGACGATTATCCAAAAAAGAAATCAAGCAGTTGGACAAACTTGGTTCTATGCATTTTCGGGAGGATAACAGTAAAGCTCTCCGCCAGAAATTGAAGGAAGAGGATAAGGCTGCTTACGGAGTTATCAAATCTTTGTTAAGTATGGATAGTAACGCCGATGTCTATAATCGAACAGACTCACAATTCTTTTCTTCGGGTGAAAGCATGTGGCAACATATGTTGGAAGACCTCAAGAAAGCTGAGAAATTTATCTTTCTAGAGTACTATATTGTCGAAGAAGGTCTGATGTGGAATAGCATACTAGATATACTAGAGCAAAAGGCAGCTCAGGGTGTAGAGATCAAGATGCTCTATGATGATATCGGCTGTATGGCGACTTTGCCTGGAGATTATACTATTCAGCTTCGTAGTCGAGGAATTGAAGCCCATAAATTTAACAAGGTGATTCCTCGCTTGACGGTGGCTTACAACAATCGGGACCATCGGAAAATCCTTGTCATAGATGGTCAGGTAGCCTATACAGGAGGGATTAACTTAGCCGATGAGTACATCAATCATGTAGAACGCTTTGGCTACTGGAAGGACAGTGGGATTCGCATAGATGGCCCTGGTGTCAAGGCTCTAACCCGTCTCTTTTTGATGACTTGGTACATCAATCGTGGGGAAATCAGCGATTTTGACCAGTATCACCTGGAAAATCAACCTCGTTCTGGCCAAGGGATCTGCATTCCTTACGGTAGTGGACCCAAGCCCATATTCCGTACCCAGGTAGGGAAAAAAGTCTATCAAAGTTTGATTAATCAGGCTACTGATTCAGTCTATATCACAACGCCCTATTTGATTATTGACTATGATTTAACTGAGAGTATTAAAAACGCGGCCATGAGGGGTGTTGATGTCCGCATCGTGACTCCTTTCATTCCGGATAAAAAATTGATCCAACTCATCACAAGAGGGGCCTATCCGGATCTTTTGTCAGCAGGAGTCAGGATTTTTGAGTATAGTCCAGGCTTTATCCATAGTAAACAAATTTTAGTGGATAAGGATTTTGCTGCAGTTGGAACCATTAACTTAGATTATAGAAGTTTGCTTCACCACTATGAAAATGCAGTCTTGCTATATAAAACAGAATCAATTGCTGAGATTCAAAAAGATTTTCGGGAGATTTTTTCATCATCGCAAGAAATTTTCCCTCATACGATAAAAAATAGCTGGTATCAAAAATTGATTAAGGAAATTGCCCAGTTATTCGCCCCTATCTTATAA
- the rplB gene encoding 50S ribosomal protein L2, translating into MGIRVYKPTTNGHRNMTSLDFAEITTSTPEKSLLVALKSKAGRNNNGRITVRHQGGGHKRFYRLVDFKRNKDNVEAVVKTIEYDPNRSANIALVHYTDGVKAYIIAPKGLEVGQRIVSGPEADIKVGNALPLANIPVGTLIHNIELKPGRGGELVRAAGASAQVLGSEGKYVLVRLQSGEVRMILGTCRATVGVVGNEQHGLVNLGKAGRSRWKGIRPTVRGSVMNPNDHPHGGGEGKAPVGRKAPSTPWGKPALGLKTRNKKAKSDKLIVRRRNEK; encoded by the coding sequence GTGGGAATTCGTGTTTATAAACCAACAACAAACGGTCACCGTAATATGACTTCTTTGGATTTCGCTGAAATCACAACAAGCACTCCTGAAAAATCATTGCTTGTTGCATTGAAGAGCAAGGCTGGTCGTAACAACAACGGTCGTATCACAGTTCGTCACCAAGGTGGTGGACACAAACGTTTCTACCGTTTGGTTGACTTCAAACGTAACAAAGACAATGTTGAAGCAGTTGTTAAAACAATCGAGTACGATCCAAACCGTTCTGCAAACATCGCTCTTGTACACTACACTGACGGTGTGAAAGCATACATCATCGCTCCAAAAGGTCTTGAAGTAGGTCAACGTATCGTTTCAGGTCCAGAAGCAGATATCAAAGTCGGAAACGCTCTTCCACTTGCTAACATCCCAGTTGGTACTTTGATCCACAACATCGAGTTGAAACCTGGTCGTGGTGGTGAATTGGTACGTGCTGCTGGTGCATCTGCTCAAGTATTGGGGTCTGAAGGTAAATACGTTCTTGTTCGTCTTCAATCAGGTGAAGTTCGTATGATTCTTGGAACTTGCCGTGCTACAGTTGGTGTTGTCGGAAACGAACAACATGGACTTGTAAACCTTGGTAAAGCAGGACGTAGCCGTTGGAAAGGTATCCGCCCAACAGTTCGTGGTTCTGTAATGAACCCTAACGATCACCCACACGGTGGTGGTGAAGGTAAAGCACCAGTTGGTCGTAAAGCACCATCTACTCCATGGGGCAAACCTGCTCTTGGTCTTAAAACTCGTAACAAGAAAGCGAAATCTGACAAACTTATCGTTCGTCGTCGCAACGAGAAATAA
- a CDS encoding SP_0198 family lipoprotein — MKLKRFTLSLASLASLSLLVACSQRVQQPVVQSQTQQTQQSQAALSSTENTNQAATSSSQNAPEAQPTNIDGTYTGQDEGDRITLVVTGTTGTWTQVETDGEQEIKQVSFDAANQRMIIGDDAKIYAINGNQMIIDDMDRDASDRIVLSK; from the coding sequence ATGAAATTAAAAAGATTCACACTTTCTCTTGCTTCTTTAGCAAGTCTTAGTCTCTTAGTAGCTTGTTCACAAAGAGTTCAACAACCAGTAGTTCAATCGCAAACACAACAAACTCAACAATCACAAGCTGCTTTATCTTCTACAGAAAATACAAATCAGGCAGCGACAAGTTCTTCACAAAATGCGCCTGAGGCTCAACCAACTAATATTGATGGGACTTATACTGGTCAGGACGAAGGAGACCGTATCACTTTAGTGGTAACTGGAACAACTGGCACCTGGACACAGGTAGAAACTGATGGGGAACAAGAAATCAAGCAGGTTAGCTTCGACGCTGCTAATCAACGCATGATTATTGGTGATGATGCCAAGATTTATGCAATCAATGGCAATCAGATGATTATTGACGATATGGATAGAGACGCGTCTGATCGCATTGTTTTATCAAAATAG
- the rpsS gene encoding 30S ribosomal protein S19, with protein MGRSLKKGPFVDEHLMKKVEAQANDEKKKVIKTWSRRSTIFPSFIGYTIAVYDGRKHVPVYIQEDMVGHKLGEFAPTRTYKGHAADDKKTRRK; from the coding sequence ATGGGACGCAGTCTTAAAAAAGGACCTTTCGTCGATGAGCATTTGATGAAAAAAGTTGAAGCTCAAGCTAACGACGAAAAGAAAAAAGTTATTAAAACTTGGTCACGTCGTTCAACGATCTTCCCAAGTTTCATTGGTTACACTATCGCAGTTTATGACGGACGTAAACACGTACCTGTTTACATCCAAGAAGACATGGTAGGTCACAAACTTGGTGAATTTGCACCAACTCGTACTTACAAAGGTCACGCTGCAGACGACAAGAAAACACGTAGAAAATAA
- the rplD gene encoding 50S ribosomal protein L4: protein MANVTLFDQTGKEAGQVVLNDAVFGIEPNESVVFDVIISQRASLRQGTHAVKNRSAVSGGGRKPWRQKGTGRARQGSIRSPQWRGGGVVFGPTPRSYGYKLPQKVRRLALKSVYSEKVAENKFVAVDALSFTAPKTAEFAKVLAALSIDSKVLVILEEGNEFAALSARNLPNVKVATATTASVLDIANSDKLLVTQAAISKIEEVLA, encoded by the coding sequence ATGGCAAACGTAACATTATTTGACCAAACTGGTAAAGAAGCTGGCCAAGTTGTTCTTAACGATGCAGTATTTGGTATCGAACCAAATGAATCAGTTGTGTTTGATGTGATCATCAGCCAACGCGCAAGCCTTCGTCAAGGAACACACGCTGTTAAAAACCGCTCTGCAGTATCAGGTGGTGGACGCAAACCATGGCGTCAAAAAGGAACTGGACGTGCTCGTCAAGGTTCTATCCGCTCACCACAATGGCGTGGTGGTGGTGTTGTCTTCGGACCAACTCCACGTTCATACGGCTACAAACTTCCACAAAAAGTTCGTCGCCTAGCTCTTAAATCAGTTTACTCTGAAAAAGTTGCTGAAAACAAATTCGTAGCTGTAGACGCTCTTTCATTTACAGCTCCAAAAACTGCTGAATTTGCAAAAGTTCTTGCAGCATTGAGCATCGATTCTAAAGTTCTTGTTATCCTTGAAGAAGGAAATGAATTCGCAGCTCTTTCAGCTCGTAACCTTCCAAACGTGAAAGTTGCAACTGCTACAACTGCAAGTGTTCTTGACATCGCAAATAGCGACAAACTTCTTGTCACACAAGCAGCTATCTCTAAAATCGAGGAGGTTCTTGCATAA
- the rpsJ gene encoding 30S ribosomal protein S10 produces the protein MANKKIRIRLKAYEHRTLDTAAAKIVESATRTGAQVAGPIPLPTERSLYTIIRATHKYKDSREQFEMRTHKRLIDIVNPTQKTVDALMKLDLPSGVNVEIKL, from the coding sequence ATGGCAAACAAAAAAATCCGTATCCGTTTGAAAGCTTACGAACACCGTACGCTTGACACAGCGGCTGCAAAAATCGTAGAATCAGCTACTCGTACAGGTGCACAAGTTGCGGGTCCAATCCCACTTCCAACTGAGCGTAGCCTCTACACAATTATTCGTGCGACTCACAAATACAAAGACTCTCGCGAACAATTTGAAATGCGTACACACAAACGTTTGATCGATATCGTTAACCCAACTCAAAAAACAGTTGATGCTTTGATGAAATTGGATCTTCCAAGTGGTGTAAACGTAGAAATCAAACTTTAA
- the rplC gene encoding 50S ribosomal protein L3, translating to MTKGILGKKVGMTQIFTEAGELIPVTVIEATPNVVLQVKTVETDGYNAIQVGFDDKREVLSNKPAKGHVAKANTAPKRFIREFKNVEGLEVGAEITVETFAAGDVVDVTGTSKGKGFQGVIKRHGQSRGPMAHGSRYHRRPGSMGPVAPNRVFKGKNLAGRMGGDRVTIQNLEVVQVVPEKNVILIKGNVPGAKKSLITIKSAVKAGK from the coding sequence ATGACAAAAGGAATCTTAGGGAAAAAAGTGGGAATGACTCAAATCTTCACTGAAGCTGGCGAATTGATCCCTGTAACAGTTATTGAAGCAACTCCAAACGTTGTTCTTCAAGTTAAAACTGTTGAAACAGACGGATACAACGCTATCCAAGTTGGTTTCGATGACAAACGCGAAGTATTGAGCAACAAACCTGCTAAAGGACATGTAGCGAAAGCTAACACGGCTCCTAAGCGCTTCATTCGTGAATTCAAAAACGTTGAAGGCTTGGAAGTTGGTGCTGAAATTACAGTTGAAACATTCGCAGCTGGAGACGTTGTTGACGTAACTGGTACTTCTAAAGGTAAAGGTTTCCAAGGTGTCATCAAACGCCACGGACAATCACGTGGACCAATGGCTCACGGTTCTCGTTACCACCGTCGTCCAGGTTCTATGGGACCTGTTGCACCTAACCGCGTATTCAAAGGTAAAAACCTTGCAGGACGCATGGGTGGCGACCGCGTAACAATTCAAAACCTTGAAGTTGTACAAGTTGTTCCAGAAAAGAACGTTATCCTTATCAAAGGTAACGTACCAGGTGCTAAGAAATCTCTTATCACTATCAAATCAGCAGTTAAAGCTGGTAAATAA
- the ruvX gene encoding Holliday junction resolvase RuvX, with amino-acid sequence MRIMGLDVGSKTVGVAISDPLGFTAQGLEIIQINEEQGQFGFDRVKELVDTYKVERFVVGLPKNMNNTSGPRVEASQAYGAKLEELFDLPVDYQDERLTTVAAERMLIEQADISRNKRKKVIDKLAAQLILQNYLDRKF; translated from the coding sequence ATGAGAATTATGGGATTGGACGTCGGTTCAAAAACGGTAGGGGTGGCTATTAGCGATCCGCTTGGTTTTACAGCTCAAGGACTTGAAATCATCCAAATCAATGAGGAGCAAGGTCAATTTGGTTTTGACCGCGTTAAAGAGTTGGTTGATACTTACAAGGTGGAACGATTTGTAGTGGGCTTGCCTAAAAACATGAACAATACAAGTGGACCGCGTGTGGAAGCTAGTCAAGCCTACGGAGCAAAGTTAGAAGAGCTTTTTGATTTACCAGTAGACTATCAAGATGAACGCTTGACAACAGTCGCCGCAGAGCGCATGTTGATTGAGCAAGCAGATATTAGCCGTAACAAGCGCAAGAAAGTCATTGATAAGTTAGCAGCTCAGCTGATTTTACAAAATTATTTAGATAGAAAATTTTAA
- a CDS encoding GNAT family N-acetyltransferase codes for MELRRPTIVDKKAVIDMMEEFEKYQSLHDGGFWDTENFVYEEWLETNMQKEMGINLPENRVPSIQFVSFDDVGRALGFLNLRLRLNEGLLNYAGHIGYSIRPSERVKGYAKETLRQGLQVAKEKNIKRTLVTCSVNNPASRAVILANGGLLEDVRNGVERYWIEVANE; via the coding sequence ATGGAATTACGCAGACCGACAATAGTAGATAAGAAGGCTGTTATAGACATGATGGAGGAATTTGAAAAATATCAGTCGCTTCACGACGGTGGTTTCTGGGATACAGAGAACTTTGTGTATGAAGAGTGGTTGGAAACAAATATGCAAAAAGAGATGGGAATAAACTTGCCTGAAAATCGTGTTCCTTCTATTCAATTTGTATCATTTGATGATGTAGGCCGTGCTCTAGGATTTTTGAATCTGCGATTGAGACTGAATGAGGGTTTATTGAATTATGCTGGTCACATTGGCTACTCCATTCGTCCATCAGAAAGAGTCAAGGGTTATGCTAAGGAAACTCTCCGTCAGGGCTTGCAAGTTGCTAAGGAAAAGAACATCAAGAGAACGCTTGTGACCTGTAGCGTGAATAATCCTGCTAGCAGAGCAGTCATTTTAGCAAATGGTGGGCTCCTTGAGGATGTTCGTAATGGAGTCGAGCGTTATTGGATAGAGGTAGCGAATGAATAA
- a CDS encoding DUF1292 domain-containing protein, whose product MSHDHNHDHEERELITLVDEQGNETLFEILLTIDGKEEFGKNYVLLVPVNAEEDEDGQVEIQAYSFIENEDGTEGELQPIPEDSEDEWNMIEEVFNSFMEE is encoded by the coding sequence ATGTCACACGATCATAACCACGACCACGAAGAACGTGAATTAATTACACTAGTAGATGAGCAGGGAAATGAAACCTTGTTTGAAATCCTTTTGACCATTGATGGAAAAGAAGAATTTGGTAAAAACTATGTTCTTCTAGTACCAGTTAACGCAGAAGAAGACGAAGACGGACAAGTTGAAATCCAAGCATACTCATTCATCGAAAACGAAGATGGAACAGAAGGCGAATTGCAACCAATCCCAGAAGACTCAGAAGACGAATGGAACATGATTGAAGAAGTCTTCAATAGTTTTATGGAGGAGTAA
- a CDS encoding 50S ribosomal protein L23, whose protein sequence is MNLYDVIKKPVITESSMAQLEAGKYVFEVDTRAHKLLIKQAVEAAFEGVKVANVNTINVKPKAKRVGRYTGFTNKTKKAIITLTADSKAIELFAAEAE, encoded by the coding sequence ATGAATTTGTATGATGTTATCAAAAAACCTGTTATCACTGAAAGCTCAATGGCTCAACTTGAAGCAGGAAAATATGTATTTGAAGTTGACACTCGTGCACACAAACTTTTGATCAAGCAAGCTGTTGAAGCTGCTTTCGAAGGTGTTAAAGTTGCCAACGTTAACACAATCAACGTAAAACCAAAAGCAAAACGTGTTGGACGTTACACTGGTTTTACTAACAAAACTAAAAAAGCTATCATCACACTTACAGCTGATTCTAAAGCAATCGAGTTGTTTGCTGCTGAAGCTGAATAA
- the nrdD gene encoding anaerobic ribonucleoside-triphosphate reductase, with protein MIALEEKITTLATLFVEKRDGRRVAFDVDKIDKAIHKAADKVMDVTPLVEKRLNALTERIVTEIHSRFPQGVKIYEIQNIVEHELLEAKEYALAEEYITYRTQRDFERSKATDINFSIHKLLNKDQAVVNENANKDSDVFNTQRDLTAGIVGKSIGLQMLPKHVANAHQKGDIHYHDLDYSPYTPMTNCCLIDFKGMLENGFKIGNAEVESPKSIQTATAQISQIIANVASSQYGGCSADRIDEVLAPYAEKNYQKHLKDAEEWVLPEKREDYAWKKTQKDIYDAMQSLEYEINTLFTSNGQTPFTSLGFGLGTNRFEREIQKAILNIRIKGLGSEHRTAIFPKLIFTLKRGLNLEEGTPNYDIKQLALECATKRMYPDVLSYDKIVDLTGSFKVPMGCRSFLQGWKDENGVEVNSGRMNLGVVTVNLPRIALESDGDMNKFWEIFNERMNIAEDALVYRVERTKEATPANAPILYQYGAFGHRLGKEESVDQLFKNRRATVSLGYIGLYEVATVFFGNSWESNPDAKEFTLDIIRDMKRRVEEWSDQYGYHFSIYSTPSESLTDRFCRLDTEKFGSIPDITDKEYYTNSFHYDVRKNPTPFEKLDFEKVYPEAGASGGFIHYCEYPVLQQNPKALEAVWDYAYDRVGYLGTNTPIDRCYKCDFEGDFEPTERGFACPNCGNSDPKTVDVVKRTCGYLGNPQARPMVNGRHKEIAARVKHMNGSTIKIAGHQVTN; from the coding sequence ATGATTGCACTAGAAGAAAAAATTACAACTTTAGCAACCCTCTTCGTTGAAAAACGAGATGGGAGACGTGTTGCATTTGATGTGGACAAGATTGACAAGGCTATCCACAAGGCGGCAGACAAGGTTATGGATGTGACACCCTTGGTCGAAAAACGCCTAAATGCTTTGACCGAGCGAATTGTCACAGAAATTCATAGTCGCTTTCCACAGGGGGTTAAGATTTACGAAATTCAAAATATCGTAGAACATGAACTCCTTGAAGCCAAAGAATATGCGCTAGCTGAGGAGTATATCACTTATCGGACACAGAGGGATTTTGAGCGCTCAAAAGCGACAGATATTAACTTTAGTATCCATAAGCTTCTCAATAAAGATCAGGCAGTTGTCAATGAAAATGCTAATAAGGACAGTGATGTCTTTAATACCCAGCGTGATTTGACAGCAGGGATTGTTGGGAAATCAATCGGACTGCAAATGCTTCCTAAGCACGTAGCCAATGCCCACCAAAAGGGGGATATCCACTATCACGATTTGGACTACAGTCCTTATACCCCTATGACCAACTGCTGTTTGATTGATTTTAAAGGTATGTTGGAAAATGGTTTTAAGATTGGAAATGCAGAGGTAGAAAGTCCCAAGTCTATCCAGACTGCGACAGCTCAGATTTCCCAAATCATCGCCAACGTTGCTTCTAGCCAGTACGGTGGCTGTTCAGCTGACCGTATCGATGAAGTCTTGGCTCCTTACGCAGAGAAGAATTACCAAAAACACCTCAAAGATGCAGAAGAATGGGTCTTGCCTGAAAAACGGGAAGATTACGCTTGGAAGAAAACGCAAAAAGACATCTATGATGCCATGCAATCTCTTGAGTATGAAATCAATACTCTCTTCACTTCAAATGGGCAAACACCTTTTACTTCGCTCGGTTTTGGTCTGGGAACCAATCGTTTTGAGCGTGAAATTCAAAAAGCTATCTTGAACATCCGAATCAAGGGCCTTGGTTCAGAACATCGAACAGCTATCTTCCCTAAACTTATCTTCACGCTTAAAAGAGGACTCAACTTAGAGGAAGGGACACCCAACTACGACATCAAGCAGTTGGCTCTAGAGTGCGCAACCAAGCGGATGTATCCAGACGTCTTGTCTTATGATAAGATTGTTGACTTGACAGGTTCTTTCAAAGTTCCTATGGGTTGTCGTTCTTTCCTTCAAGGATGGAAAGACGAGAATGGCGTAGAAGTCAATTCAGGTCGGATGAATCTAGGCGTTGTGACGGTCAATCTTCCTCGCATCGCCCTCGAGTCTGATGGTGACATGAATAAGTTCTGGGAAATCTTCAACGAGCGTATGAATATCGCTGAAGATGCTCTTGTTTACCGTGTCGAACGCACTAAAGAGGCGACACCAGCCAATGCTCCTATCCTTTATCAGTACGGTGCTTTTGGCCATCGTCTAGGTAAAGAAGAAAGTGTTGACCAGCTCTTTAAGAATCGTCGGGCAACAGTTTCGCTGGGCTATATCGGTTTGTATGAAGTAGCGACTGTTTTCTTTGGTAACAGCTGGGAAAGCAATCCAGATGCTAAGGAATTCACGCTAGACATCATTCGCGATATGAAACGCCGTGTAGAAGAGTGGTCTGACCAATATGGCTATCATTTCTCTATCTACTCAACACCATCTGAAAGTTTGACAGATCGTTTCTGCCGACTAGATACAGAGAAGTTTGGCTCTATTCCTGACATCACAGACAAGGAATACTACACCAATTCTTTCCATTATGATGTTCGTAAAAATCCAACACCGTTTGAAAAATTAGACTTTGAGAAAGTCTATCCAGAAGCAGGTGCGTCAGGTGGTTTTATCCATTATTGTGAGTATCCAGTCCTTCAGCAAAATCCTAAGGCTCTGGAAGCTGTTTGGGACTATGCCTACGACCGTGTAGGTTATCTAGGCACTAATACTCCGATTGACCGTTGCTACAAGTGTGACTTTGAAGGGGATTTTGAACCAACTGAAAGAGGATTTGCTTGTCCAAACTGTGGCAATAGCGACCCTAAAACAGTAGATGTGGTCAAACGAACTTGTGGCTATCTAGGTAATCCTCAAGCAAGACCTATGGTCAACGGCCGTCACAAGGAAATCGCTGCGCGTGTCAAACATATGAATGGCTCAACGATTAAAATAGCTGGACATCAAGTAACAAATTAG